CCCCCTAGGGATGGCATTTCTCCGAAAGCGGGAACGCTCCCCTCTATCGAAGCCGAAGCTGAGGGCCGCGTGGACTGGCAGTCCCTCAATGCGAATTTTTCATGTGTCATCAGTCTTCTCTGGAGAGCCAGAAAGAAGGGAACATCGGCATTTTTCGATCGAGAGCATTTCGGGTGCCTGGGCGGAGCTTTTTATCTGGGCTTCCTGAAACCTCAACTGAACGGCATTGTTTATTACGTATCCAGTGGAATTCCAGGACAAATGGAAGGCGAACATTACCTGGAATCTCCCGAGGTTACCAGAAGATTTTTTGATGAAATCGATCCGAGACCTGCTCCTGCCCGGTATTGTGTGTTCAAGCCTTTGAATCTCCTCGCACCGGAAGACAATCCCGAGTTGATTGTGGTTTTCGCTCGAGCCGAAGTGATATCGGGTCTCAATCAACTGGCCTCGTTTGTTACGAATGATTTCGATGTTGTCCGCTCCCCTTTCGGAGCAGGCTGTTCCGGTATAGTCACATGGCCTTTGACATACATGGCACGGAGAGAATTCAAGGCAGTTGTAGGTGGATGGGATCCCTCGGATCGCGTGTATATGAAACCGGACGAATTAACGTTTTCCATGCCGACACAGATGTTTCAAAAAATGGTGGACAGGTGGCAGGAATCGTTCCTGACAACAAGAACCTGGGCTCAAGTGAGAAAGAGAATTGAAAGAAGCAAGAAAGCCTGGGGTGAAGCATAGTTGCTCGGCCTTTGAAGGTAACCATGAAGAAACTTATTCTTTTCGATATAGACGGAACGTTGATGGATTCTGGAGGCGCAGGAATTGCAGCCCTCAATTTGGCATTACAGGATTTGACAGGCATACGGGAAGGATTTCGCGGAATTGACTGCGCCGGCAAAACGGATATTCAAATAGTTCTTGAAGCATATGCCAAATGGGGGGTCGTATCCGGAGACGGCATGGTGCGGGCGTTCGTGGACCGATATCTTCACCATCTGCCGGAACAGGTGACCATGCGGAATGGCGGGAATGTCAAGAAGGGAGTGCACGATTTGCTCGCAGCGCTCAGCCGAGTCTCAGATTATGCGCTCGGCCTTTTGACCGGGAATGTGGAGAAAGGGGCACGAGTGAAACTCGCTCCCCATCGTCTGAACGACTATTTTCCTCTTGGTGCTTTCGGTGACGATAGTGCCGACAGAAATGAGCTTCTCCCCATTGCGCTACGACGATTCGGCCGAGTCAATGCTCGTCCGGTAGATGCGAAGGCGTGTCTTGTAATAGGAGATACGCCGAGAGATGTGGAATGTGCGCATGTTCACAGCGCTCCATGTCTCGCAGTTGCAACCGGAAGATATTCGACTCCGGAACTTGTTGCCGCAGGGGCCGATCTTGCCTTGGACGATCTCTCCGACACGACGCGCATACTCGACTGGATTGATGGGCTGGGGACTACCCGCACCCCCTAGTAAGAAAATCAACCGTAAAACTTGCCGATCGTGAAGATCGATATTGGCGTAAATGGTTTGTTCGCCGGGAGCGGTTCGCATCCCCTCTCCCGGACAAAGCGCGGCTCTATTCATTCTCTACAATGTGAAAGGACTCATTTGCATTCGGGAGTAGCAGAGGTATTGAAGCCTGTACGCTCCGGAAATATTCCAGGAATCTCGGTCGGCTACTCTTTCTCGAGATCTCTTATTTTTCTGTCATATTCTTTCCAGAACCTTCTGTCGCAATCTTCCATGCACTGAGCCAAAACGTAGTAGCCTCCCCGATAGCCGCGACCGCCTCGATAGTAGGGCGATGCTCCATATAAAGAACGGCACCGAAGCTCGCATTGCTGCTTGTCGAAACCGTCCTGAAAAAGGCTCTCGGTATCGGAACGTTCCGGCAAGAACTCCCGCGACAAGACCGAATCAGAACCGGCCAGCCCGGAAGTCAACAAAATCAAAACAGCCGACAGGATCATTATTGTTTTCATTGTGTACCTCCACATTCAATTTTCACTGAATGTAGATTCATCTTCTCCGGTTGAGATTCGGATCGAACGCAAAGAAGATGGAGGGTCTCTCTGCTCCGCCATCATTCTTCACATTCTACATCGTTGCGGAGCACATCGTCCAGTTTGGCTCCTTCCATCAGGGCATCCGTAAGGTCTGCGCCAACCATCCTGGATTCGGTCAGGTCGGCGTTGCGAAAGTTAGCCTTTTGAAGACGGGCATTGTCAAGGTTTGTCTGGAATAGACGAGCTCGCGAAAAATTCGATCTCCGAGCATCTGTTTGCGAAAGATTTGCGTTTGATAGATCCGCACCTGTTAGGACTGCATTGGCAAGGCTCGCTTCGGACAATTCCGCTCCGACCAAAATGGCTTCCGACAAATCGGCTCCGTTGAAGTTCGCACGGAAGAGCATTGCTCCGGATAGATTGCTTCGCGTACCGCGTAAGCCGGCGAGATTTGCAGAAGTCAATTCAGCCTCCGAGAGATCCACACCGTCAGTTATGGCCGTCTCGACCAAGTCTTTAATGGTCGCGGCCCTGGCAGAAAAGATAATGCTGTCGGTGAACTGGTTCTTTATGACCAAATGAGAATCGATTGAAGGAATTTTGCCACCCAGTTCCGCCGGTCCGATAGCTCCGGAAGCAATCATCTTGTCGAACAGACTTATGAGTCCTTTCATGGAGAGATTATACTTACGCATAATCTGTGAATAGTCCATTCCTGAAATTATGTCGTTTCGAGCTTCCTTCGCGTCAATGCTCTTCGTGTACACTGTCTGATCACTCCAATTCAGCTCGGTTTAGCAATGCATCTTGTGCAATCGATGGGAAACGGATGTTTTCCATTGATCGGAATATCACAGAAGTCTCCCGGTATCTACACAGTCGCCGAGGTCGAATGCGGTCTGCCTGCCCGATCTCGGTCCGGTTGATTTCGCAGGCTTGCCAACAGAATATCAAATCTTCTATTCAGTGAGCAAACCGAGTCCAATTTTTAGATCGGAGCGGAGTCTGTATGGTGACAGGACTGGAGCGCGGGACCACACTCCTCGAGCGACTCGCCTGCATATTGCCGAGGCTGTTGAGTTATGCGGAAATGGGAGAAAAGGGGGAGGCCGTTCCCTGAGGGTGAGACAACCTCCCCACGTTAAGATTAATGGCCGATTGCCTGTGCTATGCCAACTCCAGTGTTTTGACGAACATAGAGTTCGTCAAATGCATCCTCCTCGCGTTTACTCGGAAATAGCAGCGAAAAGATAATCGCTGCCAGGAATCCTGCAGGTATCGAGAAAATACCGGGGTTCTTAAGTGGGAACAGCGGCTTGTCCAAACCAAAGATGAATGACGATCCGTCCTTGTTCTTTTCGTAAATCGCTTTGGCTTTTGTCAATTCTGTTTTTTCCT
The sequence above is a segment of the Desulfomonile tiedjei DSM 6799 genome. Coding sequences within it:
- a CDS encoding DUF169 domain-containing protein translates to MDAIKIQRFLDVLGLTEQPFAVLYTDNPPRDGISPKAGTLPSIEAEAEGRVDWQSLNANFSCVISLLWRARKKGTSAFFDREHFGCLGGAFYLGFLKPQLNGIVYYVSSGIPGQMEGEHYLESPEVTRRFFDEIDPRPAPARYCVFKPLNLLAPEDNPELIVVFARAEVISGLNQLASFVTNDFDVVRSPFGAGCSGIVTWPLTYMARREFKAVVGGWDPSDRVYMKPDELTFSMPTQMFQKMVDRWQESFLTTRTWAQVRKRIERSKKAWGEA
- a CDS encoding HAD family hydrolase, translated to MKKLILFDIDGTLMDSGGAGIAALNLALQDLTGIREGFRGIDCAGKTDIQIVLEAYAKWGVVSGDGMVRAFVDRYLHHLPEQVTMRNGGNVKKGVHDLLAALSRVSDYALGLLTGNVEKGARVKLAPHRLNDYFPLGAFGDDSADRNELLPIALRRFGRVNARPVDAKACLVIGDTPRDVECAHVHSAPCLAVATGRYSTPELVAAGADLALDDLSDTTRILDWIDGLGTTRTP
- a CDS encoding pentapeptide repeat-containing protein, encoding MYTKSIDAKEARNDIISGMDYSQIMRKYNLSMKGLISLFDKMIASGAIGPAELGGKIPSIDSHLVIKNQFTDSIIFSARAATIKDLVETAITDGVDLSEAELTSANLAGLRGTRSNLSGAMLFRANFNGADLSEAILVGAELSEASLANAVLTGADLSNANLSQTDARRSNFSRARLFQTNLDNARLQKANFRNADLTESRMVGADLTDALMEGAKLDDVLRNDVECEE